The following coding sequences are from one Vibrio syngnathi window:
- a CDS encoding NAD(P)-dependent oxidoreductase, whose amino-acid sequence MTKPVIGFIGLGLMGGNMVENLQTRGYHVNVMDLSEEAMARVTARGNATAFTSAKELAAASDIVQFCLTTSAVVEKIVYGEDGVLAGIKEGAVLVDFGTSIPASTKQIGAALAEKGAGMIDAPLGRTPAHAKDGLLNIMAAGDMETFNKVKPVLEEQGENVFHLGALGAGHVTKLVNNFMGMTTVATMSQAFAVAQRAGVDGQQLFDIMSAGPSNSPFMQFCKFYAVDGEEKLGFSVANANKDLGYFLALCEELGTESLIAQGTATSLQAAVDAGLGQNDVPVIFDYFAKLEK is encoded by the coding sequence ATGACTAAACCTGTAATCGGTTTCATTGGCCTAGGTCTTATGGGCGGCAACATGGTTGAAAACCTGCAAACACGCGGTTACCACGTAAACGTAATGGATCTAAGCGAAGAAGCGATGGCTCGTGTTACTGCTCGTGGCAATGCTACAGCTTTCACTTCCGCTAAAGAGCTTGCAGCTGCAAGTGATATTGTTCAGTTTTGCCTTACCACCTCTGCTGTTGTTGAAAAAATCGTTTACGGCGAAGACGGCGTTCTAGCGGGCATCAAAGAAGGTGCAGTACTCGTAGACTTCGGTACGTCTATCCCTGCTTCTACTAAGCAAATCGGCGCAGCTCTTGCTGAAAAAGGCGCGGGCATGATCGACGCACCTCTAGGTCGTACTCCAGCCCATGCTAAAGATGGTCTTCTGAACATCATGGCTGCTGGCGACATGGAAACTTTCAACAAAGTTAAACCTGTTCTTGAAGAGCAAGGCGAAAACGTATTCCACCTAGGCGCTCTAGGTGCTGGTCACGTGACTAAGCTTGTAAACAACTTCATGGGTATGACAACGGTTGCGACTATGTCTCAAGCTTTCGCTGTCGCTCAACGCGCTGGTGTTGATGGTCAGCAATTGTTTGACATTATGTCTGCAGGTCCATCTAACTCTCCGTTCATGCAATTCTGTAAATTCTACGCGGTAGACGGCGAAGAGAAGCTAGGTTTCTCTGTTGCTAACGCAAACAAAGATCTTGGTTACTTCCTTGCTCTTTGCGAAGAGCTAGGTACTGAGTCTCTAATCGCTCAAGGTACCGCAACAAGCCTACAAGCTGCTGTAGATGCTGGCCTTGGTCAAAACGACGTACCAGTAATCTTCGACTACTTCGCTAAACTAGAGAAGTAA